GTTAATATTTTTCTAGCCATTTGAGGATAATATTTTCAGCCAGTGGCTTATTTGCTTAACTCTTCTATGATTTCATCGACTTTGTCATTCGTAAGGTTCATGTAAAATTGCTCACGAATCTGAAAAACGGGGCCCCAGCCACAAGCTGCAAGACATTCCACTTCTTTTAATGTGAAAAGTCCGTCAGTAGTAGTCTGACCGGCGTCGATGCCCAATTTCTTTTTAAGGTGACCGTACACATCTTCACCACCCATGAGGCAGCAAGGTCCGGTACGGCAATATTCAATCACATGTTTGCCGACAGGATCGAGATGGTACATCGTGTAAAAAGTAGCTACTTCATACACTTCCACAGGCTCGATGCTTAAAATGCCCGCTACATAATCCATTACTTCGCTGCTTAGCCAGCCCCATTGTTCCTGGGCTACGTGCAAAACAGGTAAAAGAGCCGATTTCTGGCGGCCCTCCGGATAACGTGCTATGATTTCTTTTACTTTCTCAAGTCGTTCCGGCGTGAACGCAACGAGATTTGGTGTTTCGGTCATTTCTAAATAGGGTCTTTAAACAAACTCTAAGCGTCCAGCTCTCCTGCAATTACATTAAGGCTACTCATCGTCAGGATTGCATCAGATAAGGTACTGCCTTTACACATTTCAGGGTAAGCCTGATAATAAATAAAGCTTGGTCTGCGGAAATGGAGACGATATGGAGCTCTTCCACCGTCGCTGATCAGGTAAAAGCCCAGCTCACCATTTCCTCCTTCCACTGCATGATAAACTTCGCCAGCCGGAGCGTCTATTTCGCCCATTACAATTTTGAAATGGTAAATTAGCGCCTCCATATTGCTGTAAACCTCTTTTTTCGGAGGAAGATAATATTCGGGTGCGTCAGCGTAGTATGGGCCTTCGGGTAAATTGTTGATTGCTTGTTCAACAATTTTCAGGCTTTGCCACATTTCCTCGTTACGCACCATATAGCGGTCATAGGTATCACCATTCTGACCAATTGGAATTGTAAAATCGAAGTCTTCGTAAGAAGAGTAAGGATTCATTACCCGCACATCGTAGTCGAGTCCTGCCGCGCGAA
The genomic region above belongs to Dyadobacter pollutisoli and contains:
- the nuoE gene encoding NADH-quinone oxidoreductase subunit NuoE — protein: MTETPNLVAFTPERLEKVKEIIARYPEGRQKSALLPVLHVAQEQWGWLSSEVMDYVAGILSIEPVEVYEVATFYTMYHLDPVGKHVIEYCRTGPCCLMGGEDVYGHLKKKLGIDAGQTTTDGLFTLKEVECLAACGWGPVFQIREQFYMNLTNDKVDEIIEELSK